GATCCTGGACGACCGAAGAGGCGGCCAGGTTTGAGCAGGCCTTGGCGCAGCAGCGCGAGATCGACCCCGATGTGTGGAAATGATGCGGGCGATGCTCGATACGTCGGCCTACTCCGCCTTCATGAGAGGTCACGCCGACATCCACCGCGTCCTCCAGCAGGTCGACGAGATCTGCTTCTGTCCGATCATTCTGGGAGAACTGCTCGCAGGCTTTTCGAGAGGTGGTCACAAGAAAAGGAACGAGAAGGAGCTGGAGCGGTTTCTCGCATCGCCGCGCGTCGCACTCGTGAACTTGGACCAAGAGACGGCTGAGCGATACGCCGTCATTCTGAATTCGTTGTGGAAAGCAGGAACCCCCATCCCGACCAATGACCTCTGGATTGCTGCGAGCGCGATGCAACACGGACTGCGCGTGGTCACCACGGACGCCCATTTTCAGAAAGTGACTCAGGTCATCGTGGATCACTTTCCGCCCCAGTAGCGCCCTCTCTATGGCGGGTGTGTGTTCATCCCGCAAGAGTGGTCCCCTCGCTCAAAGCGGCCCTTGTGCCCGACCGCCCGAATCCCCTAAGATCCGCGCCATGGCGTCCTCCCTGGCCACGGTAACTCTTCCGCAAGTTCGGGCCTTGGCGGCTCCGGTGGTGTTCCGCCGTGGGGTGGAGTACCAGCGCGGGGGCGCGGTGGTACAGCTGACGCCCACGGCAAGCGGCACGCTCTGGGCGCGCGTGCAAGGGACGGAGGCCCTGCCCTACACGGTCTCGGTCTCGCCGGTCGGACCTGCCGGGCTCCTGTGGGAGTGCACGTGCCCGTTTTTCGAGGGCTCGGGCGAGATCTGCAAGCACGTGGTCTCAGTCTTGCTGGAATGGATCGCTCGCCGCGAGCGCAGGACAGCTGGGCATCTCATCAGTGTCTCTCCGAGGACAGCTGGATGGGCGCCGACGTGGTCTCCGTGGTCATTTCCCGCCCAACCGGATGTGTTCTCCGCGCCGTCATTGCTCGATCCCGTGTCGTGGGTGGATCTTCGGCTGGACCTGATCGAGTATCCTGACGGTCCCCCGCAGGTCGAGCTCCGCTTCCAACCGCCTGGAACCGACGAGGATGCCGTCCTTACGCTCCCGGTGAGCCTGACGCCCGAGGCGCTGACCACGTTGCGGGGGCGCGCCAAGTTCTCGCCGCAGGCTCTCGATACTAAGCTCCTGCGAACATCGCTGCTTCCTGAACTCCGTGCCACGTACGACGCGGAGGGCCGCTTGGTGCTAACGCCTTCTTTCCGACATCCGTCTCGGACCGGCCGGATGCCTGGGCCGCGCATGGTCCGCGTCAGCCCGACGTGGATCTGGTCCGATGGCGTGTTCTTTCGCAATGAGGTCGTGCCTGACGCCTTTGACGCCTACTTCGAACCTGGAGCGCCCTCTGTTCTGGAGGGCGATACGATTCGCCGGTTCTTGGAAGAGGAGGCGCCGCGCCTGGCCCAATACCCTCGGTACCGCCCGGCACCGGACGTCGCGGCCAGCCGCCTTCTCCCCCCGCCGGAACTCAAGGCCGTGTCCGCGCAAGGCAGAGACCGCGACTGGTTGTGGCTCGATCCAACGTACGAGGTGGGCGGGCACAGCTTTACGCTGAGCGAATTGTTGACAGCCGCCGAATCCAAACAGCGCCTGCGGCGCGGCCACGACTGGATCGCCCCGCCCCTGGAGCTGGCTCCTGCCTGGGAATCGGTTGGCGGCCGCGTAGAGCAAGGGCGCGTCGCGTTGCCGCGGCTGGGGTATCTGCG
The sequence above is a segment of the Nitrospirota bacterium genome. Coding sequences within it:
- a CDS encoding type II toxin-antitoxin system VapC family toxin, with product MLDTSAYSAFMRGHADIHRVLQQVDEICFCPIILGELLAGFSRGGHKKRNEKELERFLASPRVALVNLDQETAERYAVILNSLWKAGTPIPTNDLWIAASAMQHGLRVVTTDAHFQKVTQVIVDHFPPQ